The Zestosphaera sp. genome includes a window with the following:
- a CDS encoding thiolase family protein, whose translation MLLRAYVLGSGVTKVDRHYEKSYLDLVDEAVAKATADVGLNLFDVEYLIVSSALPELTINQADPSTTIAQNLGLSKVKTLTVSTGEVSGAAAVDYALTLVKSGRARRVLVVGFEKMSEYPSWIINNAYSKILEYEVEGTRNVSPPDYAALIMKEYMRRYGVSREEIVKWSIKMHENAVRNPNAQLPFTITLDSLSKALRVSEPVTILDSHPIGDGAAALFVTNDESIGRTGSTPVELVDVEAAVNAPPYLRDDVTYFTATATAYEKLSKRHNLKIDHNVALNVYDTYTIYGFLTIEALGLSERGRSPEVIGKMPYLNVGGGLKARGHPIGATPLYQIHEVCELFNGRSWVKYDGDIALVHSMSGPDNSSWLILLRGWG comes from the coding sequence ATGCTGTTGAGGGCATATGTGTTAGGTAGTGGGGTTACTAAGGTGGACAGACACTACGAGAAGAGTTACCTGGATCTAGTTGACGAGGCTGTGGCAAAAGCCACCGCAGACGTGGGGTTAAACCTCTTCGATGTTGAGTACCTGATAGTGTCGTCAGCGCTGCCAGAACTTACCATCAATCAGGCAGATCCCTCAACCACAATAGCTCAGAACCTGGGTCTCAGTAAGGTTAAGACGCTAACTGTAAGCACGGGTGAGGTCTCCGGCGCCGCAGCCGTTGACTACGCCCTGACGCTTGTCAAGTCTGGAAGAGCCCGCAGGGTCTTGGTAGTTGGCTTCGAGAAAATGAGTGAGTACCCGTCTTGGATAATAAACAACGCCTACAGTAAGATCCTCGAGTATGAGGTTGAGGGTACTAGGAATGTGTCTCCACCCGACTATGCTGCCCTAATTATGAAGGAGTACATGAGGAGATACGGGGTGTCTAGGGAGGAGATAGTTAAGTGGTCTATTAAAATGCATGAGAATGCTGTTAGAAATCCGAACGCTCAGTTGCCCTTCACCATCACGCTTGACTCGCTAAGTAAGGCTTTAAGGGTGTCTGAACCCGTGACCATCCTTGACTCCCACCCGATAGGGGACGGCGCAGCAGCGTTGTTCGTAACCAATGATGAGTCTATAGGAAGGACCGGCTCAACGCCCGTTGAATTGGTGGACGTGGAGGCCGCCGTTAACGCTCCTCCATACCTCCGCGATGACGTAACCTACTTCACTGCAACTGCAACTGCATATGAGAAGCTCTCGAAGCGGCATAACCTCAAGATAGATCATAACGTGGCCCTCAACGTATACGACACGTACACCATATATGGTTTCCTTACGATTGAGGCTCTCGGACTCTCTGAGAGAGGGAGATCTCCTGAAGTCATAGGAAAGATGCCATACCTTAACGTGGGGGGAGGTCTGAAAGCGAGAGGCCATCCTATTGGTGCAACCCCGCTCTATCAGATACATGAGGTGTGTGAGCTATTTAATGGACGCAGTTGGGTTAAGTATGATGGAGATATTGCTTTAGTGCATTCGATGTCAGGTCCTGACAACAGCTCGTGGTTGATTTTGCTGAGGGGGTGGGGTTAA
- a CDS encoding PLP-dependent aminotransferase family protein: MFAGKSELFKASDIRELLKLTEGREIISFGGGLPDPQTFPKNELAEIAQEVINERGEAALQYGPTPGVTEFRKELMNFLRRKDVRINNNDALLVTTGSQQALDLIGRAFIEQGDTIVVELPTYLAALNAFTPARPRIIGIPVDENGMRVDLLEKELKKVYAEGRNVKFIYTIPVAHNPAGVTLSIERKKALLELASTYDIVVIEDDPYSYFTYESGVDVTPLKTLDAEGRVVYLGTFSKILSPGLRIGWVLGDRVVIDMFERIKQVTDLHTSTLSQHIALEAIRRGVVEKTIEKARQVYRVKRDVMLDSLAEYMPKNTWWPKPVGGLFIMIFLPSLEVNTKDMLAEAIAKGVAYVPGASFFANGGGWNSMRLNFSFPTPDKIAKGVKIIGDLAKEKIKTPSGPITPESFYRPSN; this comes from the coding sequence ATGTTTGCTGGGAAGTCTGAGCTATTTAAAGCCTCTGACATTAGGGAGCTCCTTAAGCTTACTGAGGGGAGAGAAATAATAAGTTTTGGAGGGGGGTTACCGGATCCTCAAACATTCCCAAAGAATGAGCTAGCCGAGATAGCTCAGGAAGTCATCAATGAGCGCGGTGAGGCGGCACTGCAGTACGGACCTACTCCAGGAGTGACTGAATTCAGGAAAGAGTTGATGAACTTTCTGCGAAGGAAAGATGTGAGGATCAACAACAACGACGCCCTACTAGTCACCACAGGATCCCAGCAAGCCCTGGATCTAATAGGGAGGGCCTTCATAGAGCAGGGCGATACGATAGTGGTGGAGTTGCCTACGTACTTAGCGGCCTTAAACGCCTTCACGCCAGCACGCCCGCGAATCATAGGCATTCCTGTGGACGAGAATGGCATGCGTGTCGACCTCCTTGAGAAGGAGCTTAAGAAGGTGTATGCTGAGGGTAGGAATGTCAAGTTCATATATACGATACCAGTCGCGCATAACCCAGCCGGCGTCACGTTAAGTATAGAGAGGAAAAAGGCGCTTCTTGAACTAGCCTCCACATATGATATAGTAGTTATTGAGGACGACCCATACTCGTACTTTACCTACGAAAGCGGGGTTGACGTGACGCCTCTTAAGACGTTGGACGCTGAGGGTAGGGTCGTATACTTAGGCACGTTCAGTAAGATCCTCTCGCCGGGGTTAAGGATAGGATGGGTTCTAGGAGATCGTGTAGTCATCGATATGTTTGAAAGAATTAAGCAGGTCACGGATCTACACACCTCCACGCTCTCGCAACACATAGCTCTCGAGGCTATAAGAAGGGGCGTTGTTGAGAAGACCATAGAGAAGGCTAGGCAGGTCTATAGAGTCAAGAGGGATGTAATGCTTGATTCGCTTGCCGAATATATGCCTAAGAATACCTGGTGGCCTAAACCGGTAGGTGGGTTGTTCATTATGATATTCCTCCCATCTCTAGAGGTAAATACGAAGGACATGCTTGCTGAGGCTATCGCTAAGGGGGTTGCATACGTGCCTGGCGCCTCCTTCTTCGCCAACGGCGGTGGTTGGAATTCGATGCGGCTTAACTTTAGCTTCCCAACTCCAGACAAGATAGCTAAGGGAGTTAAGATAATAGGGGATCTAGCCAAGGAGAAGATTAAGACACCCTCAGGCCCTATAACGCCTGAAAGTTTCTATAGACCATCGAACTGA
- a CDS encoding Zn-ribbon domain-containing OB-fold protein, protein MKHSISIFWRSKDNHYRVLLTKCDDCGRLSVPKRIRCPYCGSRNVRVSEARGTGELINYAISYYRVEGHEQHLPRIIGLVRLDEGPLIVGEVVDADPAELTIGMRVEAVLRKYSSDDPNGLIYYGLKFMPVIKKD, encoded by the coding sequence ATGAAACACTCGATATCTATATTTTGGCGTTCAAAAGATAACCACTACAGAGTTCTGCTGACGAAGTGCGATGACTGCGGCAGACTGTCCGTGCCCAAACGCATTAGATGCCCGTACTGCGGATCGCGCAACGTAAGGGTGTCTGAAGCCAGGGGCACTGGTGAGTTAATTAACTACGCAATCTCTTACTACAGGGTTGAGGGTCACGAACAGCACCTGCCCAGGATCATAGGCCTTGTGAGGCTTGACGAGGGACCTCTGATAGTGGGTGAGGTGGTCGACGCGGACCCGGCTGAGCTCACTATAGGCATGCGTGTAGAGGCCGTGTTAAGGAAATACTCAAGCGATGACCCTAATGGGTTAATATACTATGGGTTGAAGTTTATGCCTGTAATAAAAAAGGACTGA
- the hsp20 gene encoding archaeal heat shock protein Hsp20, translated as MSDRRRRRSFFDVFDELFRELEEEMREFVEESERLLRMRPEEFERLRERGLGPYVYGYRIYVGPDGKIKVDEFGNVRREGIKPKITEETEPLADVIDEGDKVRVIVEMPGVEKDKIKLKAVGKELTIQASDGKKYFKKVALPDEIDVKSAKANYKNGILEVEFKKVRGGSGEFEIKVE; from the coding sequence ATGAGTGACAGGAGAAGGAGAAGATCGTTCTTCGATGTGTTCGACGAACTGTTCAGGGAGCTGGAGGAGGAGATGAGGGAGTTTGTTGAGGAGAGTGAGAGACTGCTCAGAATGAGGCCTGAGGAGTTTGAAAGATTGCGTGAGAGGGGACTCGGACCGTACGTTTACGGGTACAGGATCTACGTAGGTCCCGACGGGAAGATCAAGGTGGATGAATTCGGCAATGTTAGACGGGAGGGCATCAAACCTAAGATAACTGAGGAGACAGAACCTCTCGCAGACGTCATTGATGAGGGAGATAAGGTAAGGGTAATTGTCGAGATGCCAGGAGTTGAGAAGGATAAAATCAAACTTAAAGCCGTGGGGAAGGAGTTGACTATCCAGGCAAGTGATGGCAAGAAATACTTTAAAAAAGTCGCCCTACCTGATGAGATAGACGTTAAGAGCGCTAAAGCTAACTATAAGAACGGGATATTAGAGGTGGAGTTTAAGAAGGTTAGAGGAGGCTCCGGGGAATTCGAGATTAAAGTTGAATGA
- a CDS encoding amidohydrolase family protein, with protein sequence MNEICGDYVLINPYVWLSNACVCFTDRIEEVFVHSNESKPKDREVRVITHGMASTHTHLGLYPIRDTVSLGLNLDSWVTDKAWRWEKFLRRFPEVSYLSALLAITELLSSGVTAFADMHFNEEMICRAVREAGVRADLSVAIMDGGVFEDYEEALEENLKLLKVARGNDIRVRFGPCTPRLLSPSHFREVVELAKQHGVGVHTHLAEVREDLAWLKGKYSLSLRDFISMTGLLEVDTIVAHAVWAEEVADVLSMSNFTVSHPPRSNVLLGDGRAPIRSFLRRGVNVTLGVDVAPTYNLLEDVKAYIFLHYKGEGPPDIHEAFRLATTNAYRGLGFGSGDIVQGEVADLVIWSVTGPAFSDPLARVVWGSPRVEEVYVSGRLVLKDGMPVLTSLSLNEVASALYEYVREFSRAES encoded by the coding sequence TTGAACGAAATCTGCGGAGACTACGTGTTGATCAACCCGTATGTATGGTTATCTAACGCATGCGTCTGCTTTACCGACAGGATTGAAGAGGTCTTCGTCCATTCTAATGAAAGCAAGCCCAAAGATCGTGAGGTAAGGGTGATTACACATGGCATGGCCTCTACACACACTCACTTGGGACTGTACCCTATAAGGGATACAGTATCCTTGGGACTGAATCTAGATTCGTGGGTTACTGATAAGGCGTGGCGCTGGGAGAAGTTCCTGAGGAGATTTCCTGAGGTCAGTTACCTCTCAGCCCTACTAGCAATAACTGAGTTACTATCATCCGGAGTTACCGCGTTTGCTGACATGCACTTCAATGAAGAAATGATTTGCAGGGCAGTTAGGGAAGCGGGTGTCAGGGCAGACTTAAGCGTGGCTATAATGGACGGCGGGGTCTTCGAGGATTATGAGGAGGCGCTCGAGGAGAACCTCAAGCTACTCAAGGTAGCGCGAGGAAACGATATTAGAGTGAGGTTCGGGCCGTGCACCCCTCGACTGCTGAGCCCCAGTCATTTCAGGGAGGTTGTGGAGTTAGCTAAGCAACACGGGGTGGGGGTCCATACACATCTGGCGGAAGTGCGTGAAGATCTAGCATGGCTCAAGGGCAAGTACTCCCTTTCACTGAGGGACTTCATAAGTATGACAGGCCTGCTTGAGGTTGATACTATAGTAGCGCATGCTGTATGGGCCGAGGAGGTTGCTGACGTGTTGTCTATGAGCAACTTCACAGTATCCCACCCACCGAGATCTAACGTGCTCCTCGGTGACGGGAGAGCTCCCATAAGGAGTTTCCTGAGGCGGGGTGTCAATGTTACACTAGGAGTTGATGTCGCCCCGACCTACAATCTGTTGGAGGACGTTAAGGCGTATATTTTCCTCCACTACAAGGGTGAGGGGCCCCCAGATATTCATGAGGCTTTCCGGCTTGCGACCACGAACGCGTACAGGGGGCTGGGTTTCGGCAGCGGAGATATAGTTCAAGGCGAGGTGGCGGATCTAGTGATTTGGTCTGTTACTGGACCTGCGTTCAGTGACCCATTGGCTAGAGTCGTGTGGGGATCACCTAGAGTGGAGGAGGTGTACGTGTCTGGCAGACTAGTTCTTAAGGATGGAATGCCCGTCTTAACGAGCCTGAGTCTTAACGAAGTCGCGTCTGCGTTGTATGAGTACGTCAGAGAATTTTCGAGAGCCGAGTCTTAA
- a CDS encoding VTT domain-containing protein, producing MILEALRMVLRALGFLSSPLLGPLIISLVCNSIPFVSLPYLIIILSYAIRHPDIYDKLLIVISSALGASLGKLVIYTIGKGFSKTLSPASRRNAELFNKIAKKSTAIAIFIFAALPLPDDVLYLPLGISGFSVATYFIAVFLGKVFLKALVVFYGSVIALASESLGYQITPLLILASVIIAYYVIKIDWSRVLETHTDKGLKASIECFFDEVNVVSKGLITGVKTRLSKIL from the coding sequence ATGATACTTGAAGCGTTGAGGATGGTGTTACGGGCTTTAGGATTCCTCAGCTCACCGCTCCTAGGACCCCTTATAATCAGTCTCGTATGTAATTCTATCCCGTTCGTCTCACTCCCCTACCTGATCATAATACTCTCCTACGCGATCAGACACCCTGATATATATGATAAGCTACTCATAGTGATTTCATCAGCGCTGGGAGCGTCTCTCGGGAAGCTCGTGATATACACGATTGGAAAAGGCTTCTCCAAGACCTTAAGCCCCGCTAGCAGAAGGAATGCAGAGCTCTTTAACAAGATCGCCAAGAAATCTACCGCAATAGCCATATTTATCTTCGCAGCACTACCACTGCCTGATGACGTGCTTTACCTGCCACTCGGAATCTCCGGATTCTCCGTAGCGACTTACTTCATAGCAGTTTTTCTTGGTAAGGTCTTCTTGAAGGCGTTAGTGGTGTTCTACGGTAGCGTTATAGCGCTGGCAAGCGAGAGTCTAGGGTATCAAATAACACCCCTCCTTATATTGGCTTCTGTCATTATCGCCTATTACGTGATAAAGATTGACTGGTCTAGAGTCCTTGAAACGCATACTGATAAGGGGCTTAAGGCATCCATTGAATGCTTCTTCGACGAAGTGAATGTGGTGAGTAAGGGGCTCATCACGGGCGTTAAGACTCGGCTCTCGAAAATTCTCTGA
- a CDS encoding ribbon-helix-helix domain-containing protein: MSGDKVISVKLPSDVIDMIDEIVAGETYSNRSDLIRDAIIWKLGKHGYHTPLKSTSL; the protein is encoded by the coding sequence ATGTCAGGTGATAAGGTAATATCAGTTAAACTTCCAAGCGACGTCATAGATATGATAGATGAAATAGTGGCTGGAGAGACGTACAGCAATAGGAGTGACCTGATCCGAGACGCTATTATTTGGAAGCTTGGCAAGCATGGATACCACACCCCACTAAAGAGCACGTCTCTTTAG
- a CDS encoding hydroxymethylglutaryl-CoA synthase: protein MHHSLKAGIVGWGAYVPTYRVRAKDIARQWGFDERLTDSIWIEEKAVAGSDEDTVTMGWYAARSALARAGVDPQDVGAVFVGTESKPYAVKPSSTIIADALGISTKKLATDLEFACRAGSEGVRLAVSLVMSGTVKYGLAIGSDTAQASPGDVLELTASSGAAAYIIGSSDESVAVFDALVTYVTDTPDFWRREGSKYPAHGEGFTGEPAYFHHITTAVEMLMEESGLRPSDFNYAVFHQPNGKFPLQVGRMLGFQREKVLPGIVTPWIGNTYNASALLGLAKVLEIAKPGERILVAPFGSGAGADAMSLSVTDKIIDKVGKAPTVEELISRKRYITYAEYAKFRNLIIRNVG, encoded by the coding sequence ATGCATCACTCACTTAAAGCAGGTATTGTAGGCTGGGGTGCCTACGTACCTACGTACAGAGTGAGGGCCAAGGACATAGCGCGTCAGTGGGGTTTTGACGAGAGATTGACTGACTCCATATGGATTGAAGAGAAGGCTGTGGCAGGATCTGACGAGGACACAGTGACGATGGGTTGGTATGCAGCCAGATCCGCTTTAGCCAGGGCTGGCGTGGATCCACAGGACGTCGGGGCAGTTTTTGTAGGCACTGAGTCAAAGCCCTACGCTGTCAAGCCATCCTCAACAATAATAGCTGACGCCCTTGGAATATCAACCAAGAAGCTCGCCACGGACCTCGAGTTTGCCTGCAGGGCTGGGAGTGAGGGAGTCAGGCTTGCAGTATCTCTAGTCATGAGCGGGACCGTAAAGTATGGGTTGGCTATAGGTTCTGACACAGCTCAAGCCAGTCCAGGCGACGTGTTAGAGTTGACGGCCTCCTCAGGCGCGGCAGCATACATCATCGGTAGTTCGGACGAGTCTGTGGCCGTCTTCGATGCCCTAGTCACTTATGTGACTGACACGCCGGACTTCTGGAGGAGGGAGGGCTCCAAGTACCCAGCACACGGTGAGGGATTCACTGGAGAGCCTGCATACTTCCACCACATAACCACAGCCGTCGAGATGCTCATGGAGGAGTCCGGTCTCAGGCCAAGCGACTTCAACTACGCCGTCTTCCACCAACCCAATGGTAAGTTCCCCCTTCAGGTGGGGAGGATGCTTGGATTTCAGAGGGAGAAGGTGCTTCCAGGGATAGTCACGCCGTGGATAGGCAACACCTACAACGCCTCAGCACTACTTGGGTTGGCCAAGGTACTCGAGATTGCTAAGCCGGGGGAGAGGATACTAGTCGCACCCTTCGGTTCAGGGGCCGGTGCCGATGCCATGAGTCTCAGCGTAACTGATAAGATAATTGACAAAGTTGGTAAGGCGCCGACTGTTGAGGAGCTCATCTCCAGGAAGAGATATATAACGTACGCCGAGTACGCTAAGTTTAGAAACCTGATTATCAGGAATGTTGGGTGA
- a CDS encoding ZPR1 zinc finger domain-containing protein, producing the protein MQLEQIFNTTVECPACGVKALNVSVYIYETPLIGRILLEVWKCSNCGYRRSDVGTAESRDAVNIVFRVESSNDLKALVVKSSSAYIEIPELGIEISPGPASQGYITTVEGVLERVLDNTPSECFNESSQCSEFVKKVTRAMNGEIPFTLILSDPAGKSEVKRV; encoded by the coding sequence ATGCAACTCGAGCAAATCTTCAACACCACTGTCGAATGCCCGGCATGTGGAGTTAAAGCACTCAATGTAAGCGTCTACATTTACGAGACCCCGCTCATCGGCAGGATATTGCTTGAGGTGTGGAAGTGCAGTAACTGCGGCTATAGGAGGTCTGACGTGGGGACCGCTGAGAGCAGGGACGCCGTGAATATCGTCTTTCGAGTGGAGAGCTCGAATGACCTGAAAGCCCTCGTTGTGAAGTCCTCCTCAGCCTATATAGAGATACCTGAGCTAGGCATTGAGATAAGTCCCGGCCCAGCGTCACAGGGCTACATAACAACTGTTGAAGGCGTGCTGGAGAGAGTTCTTGATAACACTCCTTCCGAGTGCTTTAATGAGAGCAGTCAGTGCAGTGAGTTCGTCAAAAAAGTAACTAGAGCGATGAACGGTGAGATCCCATTCACATTAATACTCTCAGACCCCGCTGGTAAGAGCGAGGTAAAGAGAGTATAA
- a CDS encoding STT3 domain-containing protein has product MKPGLAALLRKEKIIVVASLTVLVISAFIGSYLRLYPVFNAFRLGYQPMLNELDPYSEYWTAEKLLEKGLGYYFSLVRSNNETHIFWYPWGRDFVRTSLPLTPMFSVITYYVARLFNPGLSLYEWMVYVPVIFYILSVIGVYLSAREVWGDIPAAVAAVIAALMFNSRQLAGFTVKYSAGLGFMFLAMYFHIRAWKRRSLKDALMSGIFISLTAAGWAGFNLLLAAMFLQVVLQPLILRVSREDAIMWGLETLPLALTIALIPFYGPLYLVLSVGVLIPLGFLVIGVALLFEYVASLRTVKLKYPLLAKWRVMYLLMIVLIGVGGLAGLTTGVIHVKGKGLAAMGLGGLTHVLVGTVQEYTPADAQSFIWNSGAPLVISIMMIPYLAYRAFIKREVSILFTGIFMLISVYATVNISYFFPLLNCVVAISQAGFIALLTPYLLRRKDLLLSLLSTSLLVAYLFTVVFQGVTTWAPSYMSQVPLILDSGLGVGSDVPAWLDTLEWIRTSTPQDSVVISWWDYGYWISVLGERATVADGATLNSTQIELLAKALTGTEKDAYEIFTKYFHVSPGKTYLVLYDVVLFSEQLGSVYVGPLVFQGGVYIGADMAKGVSAIYRIAGKTPPTTTATLDQYTYLVPDWTNSELTNATLYKIFLHSVHEVFGAGGYVVRFLYGSLQYPQYAPQLTKPNLTLFKPAHISVSQLYEGSNVYVIVATYAMDG; this is encoded by the coding sequence ATGAAGCCAGGATTGGCCGCCCTCTTGAGGAAGGAGAAAATAATAGTTGTTGCCTCTCTGACGGTCCTAGTGATCTCTGCATTCATCGGCTCCTACTTGAGGCTTTATCCCGTATTCAACGCCTTTAGGCTAGGCTACCAGCCAATGCTTAACGAGTTAGATCCTTACTCAGAGTACTGGACCGCCGAGAAGCTTCTTGAGAAGGGCCTCGGCTACTACTTCAGCTTAGTTAGATCGAATAACGAAACACACATCTTCTGGTACCCGTGGGGAAGGGACTTCGTACGAACCTCGCTACCGCTCACGCCGATGTTCTCAGTAATCACGTACTATGTAGCTAGGTTATTCAACCCTGGGTTGAGTCTGTATGAATGGATGGTCTACGTACCGGTGATTTTCTACATCCTGTCGGTCATAGGCGTTTACCTGAGCGCGAGAGAGGTGTGGGGCGATATTCCAGCGGCCGTGGCCGCCGTGATCGCTGCCCTAATGTTCAATAGTAGGCAACTCGCGGGTTTCACAGTGAAGTACTCTGCGGGGCTGGGATTCATGTTTCTTGCAATGTATTTCCATATAAGGGCGTGGAAGAGGAGGTCGTTAAAAGACGCTTTAATGAGCGGTATATTCATATCGTTAACTGCCGCCGGCTGGGCTGGCTTCAACCTGCTTTTAGCCGCCATGTTCCTGCAGGTAGTTCTCCAGCCTCTAATATTGCGTGTGTCTAGAGAGGATGCAATTATGTGGGGTCTGGAGACCCTGCCTCTAGCCCTGACCATCGCACTCATTCCCTTCTACGGGCCGCTCTACCTGGTTTTAAGTGTTGGCGTTCTAATACCGTTAGGCTTCCTAGTCATAGGTGTTGCACTGCTTTTCGAATATGTAGCCTCACTGAGGACGGTCAAGCTCAAGTATCCGCTATTAGCTAAGTGGCGTGTTATGTACTTGCTGATGATAGTCCTAATAGGTGTTGGAGGTCTCGCAGGACTCACTACAGGAGTCATACATGTTAAAGGCAAGGGTCTGGCAGCGATGGGTTTAGGAGGCTTAACGCACGTCTTAGTAGGCACTGTTCAGGAGTACACGCCCGCAGACGCCCAGAGTTTCATATGGAATAGCGGTGCCCCCCTAGTGATCTCGATTATGATGATTCCATACCTGGCCTACAGGGCTTTCATTAAGAGGGAAGTTTCAATCCTCTTCACAGGTATATTCATGCTCATATCCGTTTACGCGACGGTCAACATATCATATTTCTTCCCGCTCCTAAACTGTGTGGTGGCGATATCTCAAGCCGGCTTCATAGCCCTGCTAACGCCCTACCTCCTTAGGAGGAAGGACTTACTCCTCTCACTGTTGAGCACGTCGTTACTGGTAGCGTATCTATTCACTGTAGTGTTTCAAGGGGTTACCACGTGGGCGCCCTCGTATATGTCGCAAGTGCCTTTGATCCTGGACTCAGGTCTCGGGGTAGGCAGCGATGTTCCGGCATGGCTTGACACGCTTGAATGGATCAGAACTAGCACGCCCCAAGACTCCGTCGTTATTTCATGGTGGGATTACGGATACTGGATCAGCGTACTTGGCGAGAGAGCCACTGTAGCCGATGGGGCCACACTAAATTCCACGCAAATAGAGCTGCTGGCTAAAGCGCTTACAGGAACTGAGAAGGATGCTTATGAGATCTTCACCAAGTATTTCCACGTGTCTCCAGGCAAGACTTACCTAGTGCTCTACGACGTCGTCCTATTCTCGGAGCAGCTGGGCTCTGTCTATGTAGGGCCTTTAGTATTTCAGGGCGGGGTGTACATAGGGGCTGACATGGCTAAGGGTGTCTCAGCAATCTACAGGATAGCTGGTAAAACACCCCCCACCACCACTGCAACCCTAGACCAGTACACCTACCTCGTTCCCGACTGGACTAACTCAGAACTAACTAATGCAACGCTCTATAAAATCTTCCTACACTCCGTCCACGAGGTGTTCGGCGCCGGCGGGTACGTAGTGAGGTTCCTGTACGGCTCCCTCCAGTATCCTCAGTACGCACCCCAGCTAACTAAGCCGAATCTGACGCTCTTCAAACCCGCGCACATATCCGTCAGTCAACTCTATGAGGGAAGCAACGTTTACGTGATAGTGGCTACCTACGCAATGGATGGATGA
- a CDS encoding C2H2-type zinc finger protein has protein sequence MEDPVTAVTKHLVIKRLAGNSLMIMVAKEYFVDGVSPSTISYKYRVSKFRVRGYIQRVTEKIRNPYLASSIVKQVFPLILEVEPAVIKVGDRFICLLCDQSFNNEVTAENHIRRKHVDYVDETVKEIINDFRSAPSANTSK, from the coding sequence TTGGAGGACCCTGTAACAGCTGTTACTAAGCACTTAGTGATTAAGAGGCTGGCCGGTAATTCATTAATGATAATGGTGGCTAAGGAGTATTTTGTCGATGGTGTATCCCCCAGCACAATAAGTTATAAGTATAGAGTTTCTAAGTTTAGAGTCAGGGGCTATATCCAGAGGGTCACGGAGAAGATCAGAAACCCGTATCTGGCATCAAGCATAGTTAAGCAGGTGTTTCCTCTAATCCTTGAAGTAGAGCCTGCAGTGATTAAGGTTGGTGACAGATTCATATGTCTGCTCTGCGATCAGTCCTTCAACAATGAGGTGACTGCCGAGAACCATATAAGGAGGAAGCACGTAGATTATGTGGACGAAACGGTGAAGGAGATCATCAACGACTTCAGAAGCGCCCCTAGCGCCAACACCTCTAAGTAG